The genomic region CGCTATGGTCGAGGCACTGCTGACTCGAGGACTAAAGGCCGAGTTTTAGTGCGGCCTCCGGAAAAAGGTTGTGATGGCAAGCAAGGGAAGCTGCAAGGCAAAGGATTGTGCACGCGAGGCGATAGCGAAGCACTATTGCCGCAAACATTACCGGCTGTGGAAAGCGGGCGAGATGCCCAAGTCGCGGTACAAGACTTGTACCTTTGAAAAGTGCCGCAAGAAGCGTTTTCGATTGAGCCTCTGCGAAGAGCATTACCAGGCCAAGACCGGCAAAGGCGCCGCCGCCCCCGCAGCCGCTCCGGCCGGAGAAGCAGTCGGCGCGGAAGCACCCGCTACCTAGCCTTCGCGTATTCGAACCGCGCGCCACCGGTGCGCCTGCAAACGATTGGCTATGGCAAATCTGATCGTCGCTGGAGCGGCTGGCAGGATGGGACGGGTGCTGATCGGAATGATCGCGCACGATCCCGTGCATAAGTTGGCAGCAGCTCTGGAAGCCAAAGGCATTGCTGCTGTAGGTTCCGATGCGGGCGAGGTGGCGGGGGTCGGTCCGCTAGGCATTCGAATTACCGATGACTACGCGGCGCTCGCGCGGCCCGACACCGTGACCCTCGACTTCACCAACGCGGCCGCGTCCCTGGAACATCTTAGCGTGGCAGCCGACAACGGCGCGGCTATCGTGGTCGCCTCCACCGGATTCAACGCGGATCAAGAAAAGCGTGCCGCGGCGATTGCGCCGCGCACTCGTACGGTGATCTCCCCTAACCTGAGTATCGGCGTCAATGTGCTGAGCAAGATCGTCGAGCAGGTCGCCGCGATTCTCCCTGACTTCGATGCGGAAGTGATCGAGATTCACCATCGCACCAAGGTCGACGCACCCAGCGGCACCGCGCTCGCGCTCGGCCGCACGATCGCGGCGGCGCGGAAGGTTGATTTCAAAACTCACTCGGTATACGGCCGGGAAGGAATTACCGGCGTGCGCCCCAGTGGTCAGATTTCAGTCATCGGGCTGCGGGCCGGTGATGCGGTTGGCGACCACACCGTGATCTTCGGCGGCCAGGGTGAACGCCTCGAACTGATCCATCGCGCGCAAAGCCGCGACTCGCTGGCGCGCGGAGCGCTGCGCGCGGCGGCCTGGCTCGAAAAGCAAAAACCCGGGCTCTACTCGATGCGCGACGTGCTGGGACTTTAGCGTCCCGCAGCAAAGCTGGAGCAGCTCCGGGACCGGCCGGGTTGGTGAGCTTTCGCTCGGCTGCGTCATTGGCTTGGGGTGTTCGCAGGAGACCTGGATCCGCCCAGGGCAGAAATT from Candidatus Binataceae bacterium harbors:
- the dapB gene encoding 4-hydroxy-tetrahydrodipicolinate reductase — its product is MANLIVAGAAGRMGRVLIGMIAHDPVHKLAAALEAKGIAAVGSDAGEVAGVGPLGIRITDDYAALARPDTVTLDFTNAAASLEHLSVAADNGAAIVVASTGFNADQEKRAAAIAPRTRTVISPNLSIGVNVLSKIVEQVAAILPDFDAEVIEIHHRTKVDAPSGTALALGRTIAAARKVDFKTHSVYGREGITGVRPSGQISVIGLRAGDAVGDHTVIFGGQGERLELIHRAQSRDSLARGALRAAAWLEKQKPGLYSMRDVLGL